A part of Anaeromyxobacter diazotrophicus genomic DNA contains:
- a CDS encoding 4Fe-4S dicluster domain-containing protein, with product MSKATLIDMTKCVGCRSCQVTCKQWNDLPAEKTQLQPGLGLQNPRKLSASTFTVLQSHEVEDAAAPGGLRYLFAKRQCMHCDEPACASACPVTAMHKTAEGPVVYDDAKCIGCRYCMWACPFGVPTAEWDSLAPKIRKCTHCYDRLSQPPPAERNGQALSDEDRKRFAAAHAVPACVKQCPAGALQYGDREELLKEARARMAKAPGKYVDHIYGEKEAGGTGMLYLSPVAFDQLGFPDVGTKSYPAPSKVALGAVPPAVIGVGLALGGAYAVSKRKLEVEKAEGKAHDHHPEFAPLQKKLWTPANLALAALMAFGGISFLARFALGLGGATNLSDTYAWGLWIVFDLVWIAVAAGAFATAGLIYVLQRKDLYSIGRSAVLMGLLSYSFVTVTLLADLGLPWHFYQLGLQAPEHSAMFEVSWCVGLYVTVLLAEFLPVPFERWGLTKAQAIWKKWAPWYVVFALTLFVFLLSRNVAYAAVAAAAFGFLAWAFRTKDGEKPQPILLAIAAVTFSTMHQSSLGSLFLLMPDKLARQWWSPVMPVSFFLSSIAAGVALVILVEMWIAKAWKRELRVAQLAALGKVAFWALLVFEAFRLGDLAVRGQLAGAFAGPKSGLFAAEVVLGGVLPLALLATDKARRSPGLLALGAALACGGVVFNRVNVVMFAMNLKGIAPVFEPQAYAPSVFEWGVSVGLVAATIFLFGLGARLMPVLPKEEAASPR from the coding sequence ATGTCCAAAGCCACGCTCATCGACATGACGAAGTGCGTCGGGTGCCGCTCGTGCCAGGTCACCTGCAAGCAGTGGAACGACCTGCCGGCCGAGAAGACGCAGCTGCAGCCCGGGCTCGGGCTGCAGAACCCGCGCAAGCTCTCCGCCAGCACCTTCACCGTGCTCCAGTCGCACGAGGTGGAGGACGCCGCGGCGCCGGGCGGCCTCCGCTACCTCTTCGCGAAGCGGCAGTGCATGCACTGTGACGAGCCGGCCTGCGCCTCGGCCTGCCCGGTCACGGCCATGCACAAGACGGCGGAAGGGCCGGTCGTCTACGACGACGCGAAGTGCATCGGCTGCCGGTACTGCATGTGGGCCTGCCCGTTCGGCGTGCCCACCGCGGAGTGGGACTCGCTCGCGCCCAAGATCCGCAAGTGCACCCACTGCTACGACCGCCTCTCGCAGCCCCCGCCCGCGGAGCGCAACGGGCAGGCGCTCAGCGACGAGGATCGCAAGCGGTTCGCCGCCGCCCACGCCGTCCCGGCCTGCGTGAAGCAGTGCCCGGCCGGCGCGCTGCAGTACGGCGACCGGGAGGAGCTGCTGAAGGAGGCCCGCGCCCGGATGGCCAAGGCGCCGGGCAAGTACGTCGACCACATCTACGGCGAGAAGGAGGCCGGCGGGACGGGCATGCTGTACCTGTCGCCGGTCGCGTTCGACCAGCTCGGGTTCCCGGACGTCGGGACGAAGAGCTACCCGGCGCCGTCGAAGGTGGCGCTGGGCGCGGTGCCGCCGGCCGTCATCGGCGTCGGCCTCGCCCTCGGCGGCGCCTACGCCGTGTCGAAGCGCAAGCTCGAGGTGGAGAAGGCGGAGGGCAAGGCCCACGACCACCACCCCGAGTTCGCCCCGCTGCAGAAGAAGCTGTGGACGCCCGCCAACCTCGCGCTGGCGGCGCTCATGGCGTTCGGCGGCATCTCGTTCCTCGCCCGCTTCGCCCTCGGGCTCGGCGGCGCGACGAACCTCTCCGACACCTACGCCTGGGGCCTCTGGATCGTCTTCGACCTGGTGTGGATCGCGGTCGCCGCCGGCGCGTTCGCCACGGCCGGCCTCATCTACGTCCTCCAGCGGAAGGACCTCTACTCCATCGGCAGGTCGGCCGTGCTCATGGGCCTGCTCTCCTACTCCTTCGTCACGGTCACGCTGCTCGCCGACCTCGGCCTGCCGTGGCACTTCTACCAGCTCGGGCTGCAGGCGCCGGAGCACTCGGCCATGTTCGAGGTGTCCTGGTGCGTCGGCCTCTACGTGACCGTGCTCCTGGCCGAGTTCCTGCCGGTGCCGTTCGAGCGGTGGGGCCTCACCAAGGCGCAGGCGATCTGGAAGAAGTGGGCGCCCTGGTACGTGGTGTTCGCGCTCACCCTGTTCGTCTTCCTGCTCTCCCGGAACGTCGCCTACGCGGCGGTCGCGGCGGCGGCCTTCGGCTTCCTGGCCTGGGCCTTCCGCACCAAGGACGGTGAGAAGCCGCAGCCCATCTTGCTGGCCATCGCGGCGGTCACCTTCTCCACCATGCACCAGAGCTCGCTCGGCTCGCTCTTCCTGCTCATGCCGGACAAGCTCGCTCGGCAGTGGTGGTCGCCGGTGATGCCGGTGTCGTTCTTCCTCTCGTCCATCGCGGCGGGCGTGGCGCTCGTGATCCTGGTCGAGATGTGGATCGCGAAGGCCTGGAAGCGGGAGCTCCGCGTGGCGCAGCTGGCGGCCCTGGGCAAGGTGGCCTTCTGGGCGCTCCTCGTGTTCGAGGCGTTCCGGCTGGGCGACCTGGCCGTCCGCGGCCAGCTCGCGGGCGCCTTCGCGGGCCCGAAGTCGGGCCTCTTCGCGGCCGAGGTCGTGCTGGGCGGCGTCCTGCCGCTGGCGCTCCTCGCGACCGACAAGGCGCGCCGGAGCCCGGGGCTGCTCGCGCTCGGCGCGGCGCTCGCCTGCGGCGGCGTGGTCTTCAACCGCGTCAACGTGGTGATGTTCGCGATGAACCTCAAGGGCATCGCCCCCGTCTTCGAGCCGCAGGCGTACGCGCCGAGCGTCTTCGAGTGGGGCGTCTCGGTGGGCCTCGTCGCGGCCACCATCTTCCTCTTCGGCCTCGGCGCGCGCCTCATGCCGGTGTTGCCGAAGGAGGAGGCCGCGAGCCCCCGCTAG
- a CDS encoding formate dehydrogenase accessory protein FdhE, with the protein MDEALQRWIAAHPYLKPLARFQAAVDEAVAAVPVPPLAPARLDAYAEDHAAGVPLLHSAAAAVDLAPAGAQLAEVVARLAEGPHPEKLRADAEALRQLLRSSPDARAAALAFVRGDAEPAGAVAQAGLLRFLGWSALRATLAPVLGAYAAWRAAAAAGGEDPWRRGECPTCGAPPPLAQLSSDEQGRRRTLTCGCCATTWAFRRTGCPFCGNESLERLGVLELEGEDRLRLDTCGSCGGYLKTYAGEGEERVFLADWTTLHLDLVARERGLKRAGASLYDL; encoded by the coding sequence ATGGACGAAGCCCTGCAGCGCTGGATCGCGGCGCACCCCTACCTGAAGCCCCTGGCCCGCTTCCAGGCCGCCGTGGACGAGGCGGTGGCGGCGGTCCCCGTGCCGCCGCTCGCGCCGGCGCGCCTCGACGCGTACGCGGAGGATCACGCGGCCGGCGTGCCGCTCCTCCACAGCGCCGCGGCCGCGGTCGACCTCGCGCCCGCGGGCGCGCAGCTCGCCGAGGTGGTGGCGCGGCTGGCCGAGGGGCCGCACCCGGAGAAGCTGCGCGCCGACGCGGAGGCGCTGCGCCAGCTCCTGCGCTCCTCGCCGGACGCGCGCGCGGCGGCGCTCGCGTTCGTGCGCGGCGACGCGGAGCCGGCCGGCGCCGTCGCGCAGGCGGGGCTGCTCCGGTTCCTCGGCTGGTCGGCGCTCCGGGCGACGCTCGCGCCGGTGCTGGGCGCGTACGCCGCGTGGCGCGCCGCCGCCGCCGCGGGCGGCGAGGATCCCTGGCGGCGCGGCGAGTGCCCGACCTGCGGCGCGCCGCCGCCGCTCGCCCAGCTGTCGAGCGACGAGCAGGGCCGGCGGAGGACGCTCACCTGCGGCTGCTGCGCCACGACCTGGGCCTTTCGCCGGACCGGCTGCCCCTTTTGCGGCAACGAGTCGCTCGAGCGCCTGGGCGTCCTCGAGCTGGAGGGCGAGGACCGGCTGCGGCTCGACACCTGCGGCAGCTGCGGCGGATACCTGAAGACTTACGCGGGTGAAGGCGAGGAGCGGGTCTTCCTGGCCGACTGGACCACGCTCCACCTCGACCTGGTGGCGCGGGAGCGGGGATTGAAACGGGCGGGCGCGTCGTTGTACGACCTGTAG